From a single Vicia villosa cultivar HV-30 ecotype Madison, WI unplaced genomic scaffold, Vvil1.0 ctg.002417F_1_1, whole genome shotgun sequence genomic region:
- the LOC131638787 gene encoding uncharacterized protein LOC131638787 codes for MKCPCLGCYAGRVDADGLKSHLLTHGIDRSYKCWIYHGEKINENVELGEKSNTTTYAPDDNDTDTYDCDRVEEIAEALEEDLKDCPKMFERLVSDVEKPLYKGCSKFTRLSVVLKLYNLKADNGWSDKSFTELLALMRDMLPEDNVLPNRTYESKKMLCSIGMSYDKIHACPNDCVLFRNEYASLNEFPKCGLSRYKKKLSPAKVLWYFSIIPRFRRMFRSETDARHLTWHADERIIDGKYRHPADSPQWSKIDDDYPDFGEEARNLRLALSTDGMNPHGFQSISHTTWPVILMIYNLPPWLCMKRKYMMISMLISGPKQPGNDMDVYLTPLINDLKILWENSVEVYDGYRKESFNLREMLFGTINDFPAYRNLSGYSIKGQKMCPVCEDGTDTTRLDLCQKNVLLGHHRLLHSCVYLFIYLFM; via the coding sequence ATGAAATGTCCTTGTTTGGGTTGTTATGCGGGTCGGGTTGACGCAGATGGATTGAAATCGCATTTACTGACGCATGGGATTGATCGAAGTTATAAGTGTTGGATATATCATGGTGAGAAAATTAACGAGAATGTTGAACTGGGGGAGAAAAGTAATACGACGACCTATGCTCCAGACGACAATGACACGGAtacatacgattgtgatcgagtcgaagagattgcagaagcacttgaagaagatcttaaggactgtcccaaaatgtttgagaggttggtaagcgatgtagAGAAACCGCTGTATAAAGGTTGCAGTAAATTCACAAGACTGTCTGTGgtattaaagttgtacaacttaaaggcggacaatggatggtcggataaaagtttcacagagttattagcccttatgagaGATATGCTTccggaggataatgttcttcctaaTCGAACCTATGAGTCCAAAAAAATGTTgtgctctattggcatgagctatgataagatacatgcttgtccaaacgattgcgttttgtttcgaaacgaatATGCATCGTTAAATGAGTTCCCTAAATGCGGTTtatctcgatataagaaaaaattgtctccagcaaaagtcttatggtatttttctataattccgagatttaggcGCATGTTTCGTAGTGAAACCGATGCAAGAcatttgacttggcatgcagatgaaagaattattgatggaaagtatcGACATCCGGCAGATTCACCACAGTGGtcgaaaattgatgatgattatcCTGATTTTGgagaagaagcaagaaaccttcgattGGCAttatctactgatggaatgaatccACATGGTTTTCAAAGTATCTCACATaccacatggcctgtgattcttatgatttataacctacccccATGgttatgtatgaagcgtaagtacatgatgatatctatgttaatttctgggcctaaacaaccagggaatgacatggACGTATACTTGACACCTTTGATCAATGATTTAAAGATTTTGTGGGAGAACAGTGTGGAGGTTTATGATggatataggaaagaaagtttcaatttGAGGGAGATGTTATTTGGCACAatcaatgattttccagcatacagaAATCTATCAGGGTATAGCATTAAAGGTCAAAAAatgtgtcctgtttgtgaagatggaaCCGATACGACGCGATTGgacctttgtcagaagaatgtgttGCTCGGTCATCATAGATTATTACATTCgtgtgtatatttatttatttatttgtttatgtga